ATGTTGTCACCAAGGGAAGTAAACTTCTTATTCATGTCATCAGTTATTTTCTGCCTCTCTGATTCAGGAATCTTTGCAAATAGCGCAAATAGATCGGCATTTGCTGGGATCTTCATGTTGTTAAATGTGATAAATCCGCCTTTAGCGCTTGACTTCATCTTTTCAACACCTGATACAGCCAAGAACGCCTTGCCCATCGGAAGGTTTATCTTGTCTATCTCTGTCTTGTCTATATTCTTCAATACGTATATAGGCTCTTTCTTTAAATCAGGATATTTTTTTACGTACTTATCGTAATCTGAGCTGTTTTTGTCAACTAACACATAATCATTTAATACATTGTTTTTATCACTGTCATTCATAAACAATGTCAGTTTATCCATGGTGCTTTTTCTTATGGCATCCGGCACAGCATTGACAATGCCTCCCTGCTGTATGCCTTGATTCACTATGTTTGACATGTAGTCAGGAAGGGCCAAATCGCTCATTGCCTGAACAAATATAAATAGTATGGCAACAATAGTTATAAAGATGTATGGCTTAAAATATTTCCGTAATTTTAGCATCCATCAAAACCACCTTTCTTAAAATCATCACTACTTTGACCACTGCTTGATTCAATCAATTTCTTAAGGGTATTAAGCCCCTTTACGATATCAGCATGTTCTTCATCTGTCGCTTTGCTCATTATCGTCTCAAATCTTTCATAAATATTCTTAAAGCTTTCTTTAGACCTCTTTTTGAAATCCTCGTCTACCTTCACATAGACAACCCTCCTGTCATCGCTGCTCCTTACTCTCTTTACCATGCCTTGCTTCTCCAGCCTGTCTACTATGCCTGAGACAGTGCTGCTTGATAGCCCCATCTTTTCACTTAAATCGCTTATCTTCATCTCTCCATGGTGCATAAGGATTCCGATGATCATGCCTTGAGGTCCTGTTATCTTAAGATCCTTAAACTCGCTTTCCATGTTTTTGTGAATCATGTTCATTATTGACTTTAAAGTCTTTAAAACATCTATTCTTTCGTTGTACTCCTTCAAAAATTCTTCACCTTCTTTCAACATTTCAAAACCGTATATTTTGTACACAAATATTTCGTATGCTAAATAATTATATCGCCGCAAAATAAAAAAGTCAATAGGCTTTCTGAAAATCCCATTAACTTTTTTTCATAATTTATATTTCAGTCATCTTCCTTATATTGTTTTTTATGTTTACAACATCTTTTTCATTCCCCAGCAAGACTATATAATCACCAGCCAGTATCTTCGTATTTCCTTTTGGTATTATCTCCTTCCCACCTCTTTTTATTCCAACCACAAGACAACTATGAGGCCATTCTATGTCTTTTAATTTTTTGCCATCTACAAAAGACCCGACAGCAACAGGCATCTCAAATAATATTTTAGCCGCATCATCACTTTCATCGACATTAGCCACGTTCACTCTGCTTTTTATTATCCTATCAAGCAGCGATTCATATATTGGTTCATTTCCGTAAAAGCCAGATACAATGTAAGCCGTTATGGATACAGTGCTTAAAGCAAGCAAATGGCTAAATGAACCTGTCATCTCCGTAACTAAGAGGCTTCCTGTTATAGGGGCCCTTACGATAGCAGCAAAATATCCAGCCATAGCTAACACAACAAAGTCCTTTAGGTATATGCTATTTATATTAAAGGCATGAATGATAGTTATGCCGTATAAATTGCCTATAAGCGCACCTATTGCAAGAAGTGGCATGAATATGCCTCCCGGCACTCCAGACCCATAGCTTATGATTGTAAAAAGGAATTTAGATATAAGCAATATGGCAACAAATACAAATCCTAAATCCGCACCACTTATCTTATCTACAAGGCTTTCGCCACCGCCAAGCACCATTGGCAGAAAAAACCCTACAATGACTGATAGCAAAAGAGGAATAAAGATCTTCAATTGGGGTATTTTTACATATTTATTGTACAGATCTTGCGATTTTAGAAGCGATTTGTTGAATATGATACCTCCAAAACCTATTATCACTCCCAAAAGCAGCAGATAAAAATATTGAGAAAACGGAACAATCGGCATATTAGCAATATCAAATACCGTCTTAAGTCCCAAAAAAGTATCTGTAATATATGTCGCAGTAAGGGATGATACCATTGATGACACAAGAACGATTGGAGAAAAATTTTTATGAAGCTCCTCCAAAGAAAATATAACCCCCGCTAACGGTGCATTGAACGCTGCAGCTAAACCAGCACCAGCGCCGCAAGTTATAAGGTACTTCTCCTCAAAGCGCATCCTTTTTAACGACCTGCTGACACCTTGACCTAAAGATGCGCCAAGCTGGACACATGGACCTTCCCGTCCTAAAGACAGCCCAGCACCGATCATCAATATCGTACCTACAAACTTCATAATGAATATTTTAAGCCAGTTTAATTTAAAATAGCCTATAATCGTCCCTTCCACCTGCGGTATGCCGCTGCCACTGATCATAGGCTCCAATTTAAGTATATAATTTGTAAACAAACCTAATGCAACTAAAAATATGAGCCATATAGGCAAAAGATAAATCTTCGTTTCCAAAACTCTGTATACATCCAAAAGATAGATACCAGCTTTTTCTAATACAAACCTTAAAGCTGATACAACCAACCCTATCAAAACTCCAACAACTATCCCTTCTAATATCAATCTGTCTTTGAAATTTTCCCTGTTTTTAAACATTTCATAAATATGACTGCTACTTTCCATCAGTCCGCCTCCCATACGTTTCATAAAAAAATTATACAACAAATTTATATATATGTTAAGAGATAATCTAGGACAAAAACCTTCCCTATGGCGCCAGTGGAAAGCAAAAATATCACCAAATATCTCTTGATGTTACCCAAAAAATAATAAATAGCGATTTCCTTTGGCAGCTCATACAAACAAGCTTTCTCCACCTTTTTCAAGCCCTATTATCTCTCTATCTGAATACTTAGTAGTTCTCAAAATATATATGATTACTGAATCCTCCTCCTTGTCGATTATCTTTGAGATCTCACTCTTTAGTTTTCTAAAATTTGCATCAGATATTTCACCTTCCAAAACTGAATTTTGTACCCAATTTAGGTACTTTCTGCACGTCTTCAGAACCTTATTTACCCTTTTCTCATTTACATCATATACTAGTATGATAAACATAATATCACCCTTTTACCATTGAGCAACAAATGGCGTGTACTCTTGTTCTTCCATAAGATGTTTTTCCAGTTTGTAAAGCTCAAGCCTTATAAGCCTGCGGTATGAAACATTATTGCCTAACGATCTATGATTTATCGTGGTCTTTAGTTTATTCTCGTATTCCTCTATGAATGCCATCTTCGCTCTATCTTTAAGCAAGAGCCCTTCTGCATCTTGGTCAAAATCATCTTTTTTGATGATATTTTTACTCACAACTGTAAATATGACTCTATCTACAATAATAGGTTTAAATATCTCTGAAACGTCTAAGTTTAGTGTAAATCTTCGGAAGTTCGTGGAGTGCAAATACCCTATCCTTGGGTCCAAATGTGTCTTATAAACTTCGCTTAGTACTGTTGTGTACATAAGAGAATTTCCAAAGCTTATAAGGACATTTAGAGAATTTTTTGGCGGTCTTTTGCTTCTTACATCAAACTCAAAATCACTATTTCCTAATATCTCATCAAATGATTTATAGTAATACTCCCTTATATTTCCCTCAATAGCCATAAGCTCATTTACATCAGATGTTCCAGCTATCAGATCTCCTAATCTTTCTATAGCATAAATGATGTCATCCAAGTTTTTGCCTCGGTTTTGATAGTACTTTAAAACTTGACGGATGTTTCTATATGCACCTTCTACAAATCTTTGCGCTATAAATAGACGTTTCTTCTCATCAATATAATTTTCCGCTTGCTTTAATATCATGTAGCCAGAGTTTAAATGCTCTCTCGGATAAAATGACCCTATGTAGTAGCCGTAGTGGTTGAAGAAGTGAAGTATTATCTCCGATTGTGAGATAAACTCCAAAAATCTTTTGTTGAGACTAATTTCGCCAAAAATCATTATTTCAGAAGTATTTTCAACCGGTATAAACTTCCTGCCGTTTTCTCCTTCAAAATACAATGTGTTGTCTTTTCTATGCAATTCTCCGTCTGAAAAAATATAAACAGGCTTTTTCATGATAAGCAAAACTCCTTATATCCACAATTTTTGCAGTAAGGTATTTTCTTAAAAGCCGGCGCCTTGTCCATATTTATAATATCTCTTATTTCATTTATAGCACTTACAACTTCCATCTCCGACTCACTGGTAAGACGCACATCAATCTTTTTTCTCTCATCGGGGAAAAAAAGCTGCCCCTTCGCATCAATGCCACTTTGCTTCAATTTGTACAAATAAAAAAGAAGCTGAAGTCTGGCACTCTCTACAGCTTTTGAGCTTTTCTTTATCTCGCCCACTAACAAATTGCCATTGTCATTTCTCACAAGATCTATGACGACATTCTCAAAATTTATCTTCTTCCTGTCCCTGTCATAAGATATGTCATCGATCAAGCGTCCCATCTCAATGTATGGATGCTCTTGGTCAGGAATTATCTGATGAGCCATAAGCCATACCTGCCTTTTGCAAATGTTGTAGCTTTGCACAAGTGAGCCTGTAACTTCTTCATACATAATATCACCTTTTTAAGTGTTCTCTCATTCGCCATGCCACTTTTCCTATCTGGTCAAATGAAATTCCCACAATCTCGCCATCATTTTATATAAACTCCATCAGGAAGCCGCAAGAATCTTCCCCTCCACAACATAAATAGGCTAAAATGAGTAATTATATTGTAGTTCCAATTTATTATAAGTAGTCTAAAAACTGCAAACTCAGGGATTTATTACAGCAAATCATAAATGTGAAAAAAGCACAAGGTGTAGCAGTGCCCGACTGGAAAACTTTATCTAAACGTAAGTAAGTAACTTCCTAATTAATCAAGGAAGTTATTTGCTGTTTAAGCCAATTTTGTAGGTCAGAGGCAGCACCTATATGTTTTGCTACAGCATATTCAAAAGTGTATGCCTGAAGTTCTCTGTTGTTAGTATCAGTACTTATAGGAATAATGCTTCCTGAACAAATGGTACTTTCATGGAATGCTTCATGTGCTAAAGTTAAAGCTGTGTACTCAGTACCCCAAGTATTAGAAGCAGATACGGTTTGGCTAACATTATCAGAATTGAAATATACAGTGTGTGTCATGCTGTCAGTCCATGCACCTATATTATCATCTTTATATGGTTGTTCATCTATTTCTGGAATGTATGCACAAACAAATCTGTACACAGTGTTATCTTTTTCTTTAAGTAAATCTAAAGCTTTTTGTAGTACATCTTTGAATTCTGGTGTTACAGAATCTCCTATTTTAGGTTCTGTAACAGTACCGGAACAGTACGTGTTCCAAAAAGTATCGACTGTATGAGCCTCTAAAGTTTCTCTTGGCATATCCACTGTTACGGTTTGTGTATCTCCATCCCAGTTGACTTTAGCACCAAGAGATTCAGATATTACACGTATCGGTACTAACGTTGTACCATTTACTATTTGTGGTGGTACGTCTGTACTGACTTGCTGTCCATTGATTACTAACTTTATATACGGTACAGCATATACATTTACAAATAAAAACAGTACAATTATCCCGATAGATACTATCAATTTGTATTTATTTTCTAAACATAAGACCCCTCCCTTTCAATCCTTTACATATAAGCTAAAAACAGTATGTACCTTTACCATTGGTTGTTTGATTCCATGGTTTCAATTCCTTATAGGTAGGCTAAAAACGAAGCAAATACTCAATATTGTGTTGTTATAGAAAGGTTTCAATTCCTTATAGGTAGGCTAAAAACTTATCATCAAGTAGTTAAAAATAATTTACCTGACAAGTTTCAATTCCTTATAGGTAGGCTAAAAACTCTACATTTTGTACTTTAT
The sequence above is drawn from the Thermoanaerobacterium sp. PSU-2 genome and encodes:
- the cas4 gene encoding CRISPR-associated protein Cas4 — encoded protein: MYEEVTGSLVQSYNICKRQVWLMAHQIIPDQEHPYIEMGRLIDDISYDRDRKKINFENVVIDLVRNDNGNLLVGEIKKSSKAVESARLQLLFYLYKLKQSGIDAKGQLFFPDERKKIDVRLTSESEMEVVSAINEIRDIINMDKAPAFKKIPYCKNCGYKEFCLS
- a CDS encoding ClC family H(+)/Cl(-) exchange transporter; translated protein: MESSSHIYEMFKNRENFKDRLILEGIVVGVLIGLVVSALRFVLEKAGIYLLDVYRVLETKIYLLPIWLIFLVALGLFTNYILKLEPMISGSGIPQVEGTIIGYFKLNWLKIFIMKFVGTILMIGAGLSLGREGPCVQLGASLGQGVSRSLKRMRFEEKYLITCGAGAGLAAAFNAPLAGVIFSLEELHKNFSPIVLVSSMVSSLTATYITDTFLGLKTVFDIANMPIVPFSQYFYLLLLGVIIGFGGIIFNKSLLKSQDLYNKYVKIPQLKIFIPLLLSVIVGFFLPMVLGGGESLVDKISGADLGFVFVAILLISKFLFTIISYGSGVPGGIFMPLLAIGALIGNLYGITIIHAFNINSIYLKDFVVLAMAGYFAAIVRAPITGSLLVTEMTGSFSHLLALSTVSITAYIVSGFYGNEPIYESLLDRIIKSRVNVANVDESDDAAKILFEMPVAVGSFVDGKKLKDIEWPHSCLVVGIKRGGKEIIPKGNTKILAGDYIVLLGNEKDVVNIKNNIRKMTEI
- a CDS encoding copper amine oxidase N-terminal domain-containing protein, which translates into the protein MIVSIGIIVLFLFVNVYAVPYIKLVINGQQVSTDVPPQIVNGTTLVPIRVISESLGAKVNWDGDTQTVTVDMPRETLEAHTVDTFWNTYCSGTVTEPKIGDSVTPEFKDVLQKALDLLKEKDNTVYRFVCAYIPEIDEQPYKDDNIGAWTDSMTHTVYFNSDNVSQTVSASNTWGTEYTALTLAHEAFHESTICSGSIIPISTDTNNRELQAYTFEYAVAKHIGAASDLQNWLKQQITSLIN
- the cas2 gene encoding CRISPR-associated endonuclease Cas2, with amino-acid sequence MFIILVYDVNEKRVNKVLKTCRKYLNWVQNSVLEGEISDANFRKLKSEISKIIDKEEDSVIIYILRTTKYSDREIIGLEKGGESLFV
- the cas1b gene encoding type I-B CRISPR-associated endonuclease Cas1b, producing MKKPVYIFSDGELHRKDNTLYFEGENGRKFIPVENTSEIMIFGEISLNKRFLEFISQSEIILHFFNHYGYYIGSFYPREHLNSGYMILKQAENYIDEKKRLFIAQRFVEGAYRNIRQVLKYYQNRGKNLDDIIYAIERLGDLIAGTSDVNELMAIEGNIREYYYKSFDEILGNSDFEFDVRSKRPPKNSLNVLISFGNSLMYTTVLSEVYKTHLDPRIGYLHSTNFRRFTLNLDVSEIFKPIIVDRVIFTVVSKNIIKKDDFDQDAEGLLLKDRAKMAFIEEYENKLKTTINHRSLGNNVSYRRLIRLELYKLEKHLMEEQEYTPFVAQW
- a CDS encoding MarR family transcriptional regulator, which gives rise to MKEYNERIDVLKTLKSIMNMIHKNMESEFKDLKITGPQGMIIGILMHHGEMKISDLSEKMGLSSSTVSGIVDRLEKQGMVKRVRSSDDRRVVYVKVDEDFKKRSKESFKNIYERFETIMSKATDEEHADIVKGLNTLKKLIESSSGQSSDDFKKGGFDGC